One genomic region from Phragmites australis chromosome 1, lpPhrAust1.1, whole genome shotgun sequence encodes:
- the LOC133928908 gene encoding uncharacterized protein LOC133928908 isoform X1: MAHRSHRRYDDHRAKADEPSKVAAGNYTKHHKHYTKQHVQTSTAAVAGTTTTAHTYARAQSTFQGLQSIFLGAQWRLQYYSHSYSRKANTKEDVAVAAGEWRRREVKQLEYVRSGQVGDINIRAVQVHEVKQRIVAYEWRKEEKHHKHTTKELGAATVQHNKCKAKKAPEHARSHRTK; encoded by the exons ATGGCGCACCGCTCCCACCGCCGCTACGACGACCACAGGGCCAAAGCCGACGAGCCGTCCAAGGTCGCCGCCGGCAACTACACCAAGCACCACAAGCACTACACCAAACAACACGTCCAGACCAGCACGGCCGCCGTTGCTGGAACGACCACTACG GCACATACATATGCTCGGGCCCAATCGACTTTTCAGGGGCTCCAATCGATCTTCCTGGGGGCCCAATGGAGGCTTCAGTACTATTCTCACTCATACTCCAGAAAGGCGAATACCAAGGAAGATGTCGCAGTCGCCGCCGGCGAATGGCGGCGCAGGGAGGTGAAGCAACTCGAGTACGTACGAAGCGGGCAGGTCGGCGACATCAACATCCGAGCAGTCCAAGTGCACGAGGTCAAGCAAAGGATCGTCGCCTACGAATGGCGCAAggaggagaagcaccacaagcaCACAACGAAGGAGCTCGGTGCCGCCAC GGTACAGCACAACAAGTGCAAGGCGAAGAAGGCCCCGGAGCACGCGCGCTCGCACAGGACCAAGTAA
- the LOC133928908 gene encoding uncharacterized protein LOC133928908 isoform X2 translates to MAHRSHRRYDDHRAKADEPSKVAAGNYTKHHKHYTKQHVQTSTAAVAGTTTTAHTYARAQSTFQGLQSIFLGAQWRLQYYSHSYSRKANTKEDVAVAAGEWRRREVKQLEYVRSGQVGDINIRAVQVHEVKQRIVAYEWRKEEKHHKHTTKELGAATHNKCKAKKAPEHARSHRTK, encoded by the exons ATGGCGCACCGCTCCCACCGCCGCTACGACGACCACAGGGCCAAAGCCGACGAGCCGTCCAAGGTCGCCGCCGGCAACTACACCAAGCACCACAAGCACTACACCAAACAACACGTCCAGACCAGCACGGCCGCCGTTGCTGGAACGACCACTACG GCACATACATATGCTCGGGCCCAATCGACTTTTCAGGGGCTCCAATCGATCTTCCTGGGGGCCCAATGGAGGCTTCAGTACTATTCTCACTCATACTCCAGAAAGGCGAATACCAAGGAAGATGTCGCAGTCGCCGCCGGCGAATGGCGGCGCAGGGAGGTGAAGCAACTCGAGTACGTACGAAGCGGGCAGGTCGGCGACATCAACATCCGAGCAGTCCAAGTGCACGAGGTCAAGCAAAGGATCGTCGCCTACGAATGGCGCAAggaggagaagcaccacaagcaCACAACGAAGGAGCTCGGTGCCGCCACG CACAACAAGTGCAAGGCGAAGAAGGCCCCGGAGCACGCGCGCTCGCACAGGACCAAGTAA